One window of Nocardia nova SH22a genomic DNA carries:
- a CDS encoding metal-sensitive transcriptional regulator, which yields MVGNEETIALVLNRLRRAQGQLGGVITMIEQGRDCKDVVTQLAAVSRALDRAGFKIVATGLRECLTGEGAQDGEPMTEAELEKLFLALA from the coding sequence ATGGTGGGCAACGAAGAGACGATCGCGCTGGTGCTGAACCGGCTGCGCCGGGCCCAGGGACAACTCGGCGGCGTGATCACGATGATCGAGCAGGGGCGCGACTGCAAGGACGTCGTCACCCAGCTCGCGGCGGTGTCGCGGGCCCTGGACCGCGCCGGATTCAAGATCGTCGCCACCGGTCTGCGCGAATGCCTCACCGGTGAGGGCGCACAGGACGGCGAACCGATGACCGAGGCCGAACTGGAGAAATTGTTTCTCGCCCTGGCCTGA
- a CDS encoding SAM-dependent methyltransferase: MPDRPIELRTDVAHPARMYDYFLGGKDYYDADREAAEQALQQFPAVRVTAKTNREFMRHATRYLVGQGIRQFLDIGTGIPTEPNLHQIAQQRAPESRVVYVDNDPIVLAHARALLVSSPEGRTAYVQADAADPAAYLGAPDLTGTLDLSQPVAVSLMAVLHFVPGDVYDIVKSIMAAMPSGSYLAMSYVTTDFDDGDSDPDGMARLLQVYVDRGIPVRPRSREEVARFFDGLELVDPGVEVIHRWRNEGIEHPASHDKQVSLYGAVGRKP, encoded by the coding sequence GTGCCCGACCGCCCCATCGAATTACGCACCGACGTGGCGCATCCGGCGCGGATGTACGACTACTTCCTCGGTGGCAAGGACTACTACGACGCCGACCGGGAGGCCGCCGAGCAAGCGCTGCAACAGTTCCCGGCCGTCCGGGTGACCGCCAAGACGAACCGTGAGTTCATGCGCCACGCCACCCGCTATCTGGTCGGACAGGGCATCCGGCAATTCCTCGACATCGGCACCGGTATCCCGACCGAACCGAATCTGCATCAGATCGCCCAGCAGCGGGCGCCCGAATCCCGGGTGGTCTACGTCGACAACGATCCGATCGTCCTGGCGCACGCGCGGGCCCTGCTGGTGAGTTCGCCGGAGGGGCGCACCGCCTACGTGCAGGCGGATGCGGCGGATCCGGCCGCGTACCTCGGCGCACCGGATCTGACCGGGACGCTGGATCTGTCGCAGCCCGTGGCCGTCTCCCTGATGGCGGTCCTGCATTTCGTGCCCGGCGACGTGTACGACATCGTCAAGAGCATCATGGCGGCGATGCCCAGCGGGTCGTATCTCGCGATGTCGTACGTGACAACCGATTTCGACGACGGCGACAGCGATCCGGACGGGATGGCCCGGCTCCTGCAGGTCTATGTCGACCGCGGCATTCCCGTGCGGCCGCGTAGCCGCGAGGAGGTGGCGCGCTTCTTCGACGGACTGGAACTCGTCGATCCGGGCGTCGAGGTGATCCACCGCTGGCGCAACGAGGGCATCGAACATCCGGCCAGCCACGACAAGCAGGTGTCGCTCTACGGCGCGGTGGGCCGCAAACCCTGA
- a CDS encoding glyceraldehyde-3-phosphate dehydrogenase: protein MTTEQLDRWNASEAAAEAMIPIIGTLYRRKGVTILLHSRSLVNKSVISILRTHRFARQIEGEELSVDETLPFLRALGDLDLGPCKIDLGQLVTAYRGDRRGLSIPEFAAEVLAEVINGAEAVAPQPRDVVLYGFGRIGRLVARLLIEKVGSGNGLNLRAVVVRRGGDGDLAKRASLLRRDSVHGHFQGTIKVDADNSTITANGNVVKFIYSDDPAAIDYTEYGIRDAILIDNTGKWRDRAGLTQHLRPGISKVVLTAPGKGDVPNIVHGVNHRDLDLSQQIFSCASCTTNAIVPPLKAMDDEFGIVRGHVETVHSFTNDQNLLDNYHPADRRGRSAPFNLVLTETGAASAVAKAMPDFQAKITGNSIRVPTPDVSVAILNLQLRRESTKAEVLEYLRQMSLSGPLSRNLDYTAATDAVSSDFIGSRAASIIDANATIVDGDTAILYVWYDNEFGYSSQVVRTVQYISGIEYPTYPRPAAEARTPVTADAS from the coding sequence GTGACTACCGAACAACTCGACCGCTGGAATGCTTCCGAAGCCGCGGCGGAGGCGATGATTCCGATCATCGGCACGCTGTACCGGCGCAAAGGCGTGACGATTCTGCTGCACAGCCGGTCGCTGGTGAACAAATCGGTGATCAGCATCCTGCGCACCCACCGGTTCGCCCGCCAGATCGAGGGCGAGGAACTGTCGGTGGACGAGACCCTGCCCTTCCTGCGGGCGCTCGGGGATCTGGATCTGGGTCCGTGCAAGATCGATCTGGGGCAGCTGGTCACCGCCTACCGCGGTGACCGGCGCGGACTGTCGATTCCCGAGTTCGCCGCCGAGGTCCTGGCCGAGGTGATCAACGGCGCAGAAGCCGTCGCGCCCCAGCCGCGCGATGTCGTGCTCTACGGATTCGGCCGGATCGGCCGGCTGGTCGCCCGGCTGCTCATCGAGAAGGTCGGATCCGGTAACGGGCTGAATCTGCGCGCGGTCGTGGTGCGTCGCGGCGGTGACGGTGATCTGGCCAAGCGGGCCTCGCTGCTGCGCCGGGACTCGGTGCACGGTCACTTCCAGGGCACGATCAAGGTCGACGCCGACAACAGCACGATCACCGCCAACGGCAATGTCGTGAAGTTCATCTACAGCGACGATCCCGCCGCCATCGACTACACCGAGTACGGCATCCGCGACGCGATCCTGATCGACAACACCGGCAAGTGGCGCGATCGCGCCGGGCTCACCCAGCACCTGCGTCCCGGCATCTCGAAGGTCGTGCTCACCGCGCCCGGTAAGGGCGATGTGCCCAATATCGTGCACGGCGTCAACCACCGCGATCTCGATCTGTCCCAGCAGATCTTCTCCTGCGCGTCCTGCACGACCAACGCGATCGTCCCGCCGCTCAAGGCGATGGACGACGAATTCGGCATCGTCCGTGGACATGTCGAGACGGTGCACTCGTTCACCAACGATCAGAATCTGCTAGACAACTACCACCCGGCCGATCGCCGCGGCCGTTCCGCACCGTTCAACCTGGTACTCACCGAGACCGGCGCGGCCTCGGCGGTCGCCAAGGCGATGCCCGACTTCCAGGCCAAGATCACCGGGAACTCGATCCGCGTGCCCACGCCCGACGTCTCGGTGGCGATTCTCAACCTGCAGCTGCGCCGGGAGAGCACCAAGGCCGAGGTGCTCGAGTACCTGCGGCAGATGTCGCTGTCGGGGCCGCTGAGCCGCAACCTGGACTACACCGCCGCCACCGACGCGGTCTCCAGCGACTTCATCGGTTCCCGCGCCGCGTCGATCATCGATGCCAACGCCACGATCGTCGACGGTGACACCGCGATCCTGTACGTCTGGTACGACAACGAATTCGGCTACTCCTCGCAGGTCGTGCGCACGGTGCAATACATCTCCGGTATCGAGTACCCGACCTACCCGCGGCCCGCCGCCGAGGCCCGCACCCCGGTGACCGCCGACGCGAGCTGA
- a CDS encoding NAD(P) transhydrogenase subunit alpha, with protein MYTELLANIAILVLSGFVGFAVISKVPNTLHTPLMSGTNAIHGIVVLGALVTFGKVDHPSVITQVILFVAVVFGTLNVVGGFVVTDRMLGMFKGKKPAAGEKAGK; from the coding sequence ATGTATACCGAACTGCTGGCGAATATCGCGATTCTGGTGTTGTCCGGGTTCGTGGGTTTCGCGGTGATTTCCAAGGTGCCCAACACTTTGCACACGCCGTTGATGTCGGGCACGAACGCGATCCACGGCATCGTGGTGCTGGGTGCGCTGGTCACTTTCGGCAAGGTGGATCATCCGTCGGTGATCACGCAGGTCATCTTGTTCGTGGCGGTGGTGTTCGGAACGTTGAACGTTGTCGGTGGTTTCGTGGTGACCGACCGCATGCTGGGCATGTTCAAGGGCAAGAAGCCCGCTGCGGGTGAGAAGGCGGGTAAGTAA
- a CDS encoding MMPL family transporter, producing the protein MAGHARIVVGVWLLVLVALGAAAPSVFGSLAGAGWQASGSDSVRVRELAQQHFGGNSSAAVQVVVHSDAETVDGPAMRSVLGEITAVFAGDARFGEVVPPQPGMSISPDGHTGILVAGAHASPDDMVRAVDDHKAALTALSGNGIEVYPTGASALWSDFNKANHDAMMKAEMLSWPVTLAIMVLAFGSLVAAGLPLLLTLAGLVASAGGLVLLDHLTPISVWAMNFAMMFALALGIDYALFMVARFRGALAARGDVRAAVAETMSTAGKAVVLSGLTVLVSLSAVLIVPAPAVRTMAVGIMFAVAFVLAATTTLLPAVLGALGGRVDAGSLPRAREVRHRSPRFAAWGRLLHDRPWPFAVAALLVLVALAIPVTDLKVAMPSIQVVPPDAPVRQGYELVQAQLGEGAPGMLQIIAPADESADIAKSVAAVDGISMVTPPVAASDGSGLTMMQALPRVDPSDARMGTIVADVRDRLPDNAFAGGAAVENLDLQHALNHYFPIIAAIILILGFALLLIALQAPVIAALGTVVSLLSTAAAFGVAKLIFQDGHGAGLLGFTPQGFLDGWGPVFFFAMIFAIAMDYTVFLLATAKEHYERTGDPGRALVDGLAHSGRVIFAAAAVMVAVFFTFALAEPLPPKEMGVILGVAVLLDAAVVRLVLLPVLLRLGGHRAWWSPRWLRRVLPSISFAHD; encoded by the coding sequence ATGGCCGGGCACGCCCGGATCGTGGTCGGGGTGTGGTTGCTGGTACTGGTGGCGCTCGGCGCCGCCGCGCCCAGCGTGTTCGGCTCCCTCGCCGGGGCCGGATGGCAGGCCAGCGGGTCCGATTCGGTACGGGTCCGGGAACTGGCGCAACAGCACTTCGGCGGGAACTCCTCGGCCGCGGTGCAGGTGGTGGTGCATTCCGACGCCGAAACCGTGGACGGTCCGGCGATGCGATCGGTCCTCGGTGAGATCACCGCCGTCTTCGCCGGTGATGCCCGCTTCGGCGAGGTGGTACCGCCGCAGCCGGGGATGTCGATCAGCCCCGACGGGCACACCGGCATTCTCGTCGCCGGCGCCCACGCCTCGCCGGACGACATGGTGCGCGCGGTCGATGATCACAAGGCGGCGCTGACGGCGTTGTCCGGCAACGGAATCGAGGTCTACCCGACCGGGGCGTCGGCGTTGTGGAGCGATTTCAACAAGGCCAACCACGACGCGATGATGAAGGCGGAGATGCTCTCCTGGCCGGTGACGCTGGCGATCATGGTGCTCGCCTTCGGCTCACTGGTCGCCGCGGGCCTGCCGCTGCTGCTGACCCTCGCCGGGCTCGTCGCCTCGGCCGGGGGACTGGTCCTGCTCGATCACCTGACCCCGATCTCGGTGTGGGCCATGAACTTCGCGATGATGTTCGCGCTGGCGCTCGGTATCGACTACGCCCTGTTCATGGTCGCGCGATTCCGCGGCGCCCTGGCCGCGAGGGGCGATGTTCGTGCGGCGGTGGCCGAGACGATGAGTACGGCAGGCAAGGCCGTCGTGCTGTCCGGGCTCACGGTCCTGGTGAGCCTGTCGGCGGTGCTGATCGTCCCGGCCCCCGCGGTGCGGACGATGGCGGTCGGGATCATGTTCGCGGTGGCGTTCGTGCTGGCGGCGACCACGACCCTGCTTCCGGCCGTCCTGGGTGCGCTGGGCGGCCGGGTCGACGCCGGATCGCTGCCGCGCGCTCGCGAGGTGCGGCATCGTTCCCCGCGTTTCGCGGCCTGGGGGCGGCTGCTGCACGACCGGCCCTGGCCGTTCGCGGTGGCGGCGCTGCTGGTGCTGGTCGCGCTGGCGATCCCGGTGACCGATCTGAAGGTCGCGATGCCCTCGATCCAGGTCGTTCCGCCGGACGCACCGGTGCGCCAAGGCTACGAACTGGTTCAGGCGCAGCTGGGCGAGGGCGCGCCCGGCATGCTCCAGATCATCGCTCCCGCAGACGAATCCGCCGATATCGCGAAAAGCGTTGCGGCCGTGGACGGTATCTCGATGGTCACCCCGCCGGTGGCGGCCTCCGACGGCAGCGGCCTGACCATGATGCAGGCGCTGCCACGGGTGGATCCCTCCGACGCGCGGATGGGCACGATCGTCGCCGACGTGCGTGACCGGTTGCCGGACAACGCGTTCGCCGGTGGCGCCGCCGTGGAGAATCTCGATCTGCAGCACGCGCTGAACCATTATTTTCCGATCATCGCGGCGATCATCCTGATCCTGGGATTCGCGCTGCTGCTGATCGCGCTGCAGGCGCCGGTGATCGCGGCCCTGGGCACGGTGGTGAGTCTGCTGTCTACGGCCGCGGCCTTCGGGGTGGCGAAACTGATCTTCCAGGACGGGCACGGCGCCGGACTGCTGGGCTTCACACCGCAGGGATTCCTCGACGGCTGGGGGCCGGTGTTCTTCTTCGCGATGATCTTCGCCATCGCGATGGACTACACGGTCTTCCTGCTGGCCACGGCCAAGGAACACTACGAACGGACCGGTGATCCCGGTCGTGCCCTGGTCGACGGGCTCGCCCACTCCGGCCGGGTGATCTTCGCCGCGGCGGCGGTCATGGTCGCGGTGTTCTTCACCTTCGCCCTCGCCGAACCGCTGCCGCCCAAGGAGATGGGCGTGATCCTCGGTGTCGCGGTGCTGCTCGACGCCGCCGTGGTGCGGCTGGTGCTGCTGCCGGTGCTGTTGCGTCTCGGCGGGCATCGGGCCTGGTGGTCGCCGCGGTGGCTGCGCCGGGTGCTGCCGTCGATCAGCTTCGCGCACGACTGA
- a CDS encoding cytochrome P450, producing MNAPKVPGPPPACPVTAGSPRGFDGPRIGLHAPEFANDPHGAYRDMRSRFRSLVPVDLAPEVPATLVIGYRSALQILNDPEHFPADPRRWQRTVPEDCPVLPILEWRPTGSRNAGPEFARYRQATIASIEGVDLYRLHAVVEQIAAPLIDSFRTVGKADLLSQYVFPLTFQVCCTLVGCPPEIGRMVATGMAAMFEGVDAEQGNRMVSEAMYELVKLKRSEPGNDVTSQLLRHESDLTDEEAVHQLITFYGAGIELQLNLVVNTLLLILTDERFGGSVLAGSLSTRDAIDEVLFNDPPLANYLVTYPRQPIFLDGVWLPADMPVLVGIAAANNDPAIRADDRIGNRSHLAFGAGQHACPAQSLAYLIAQDAIDQLLDVLPDMEPDGEPVWRPGPFHRALAALPVTFPVLAG from the coding sequence TTGAACGCACCCAAGGTTCCGGGCCCGCCCCCGGCCTGCCCGGTCACGGCCGGGTCGCCCAGGGGGTTCGACGGACCCAGAATCGGCTTGCACGCACCGGAATTCGCGAACGACCCGCACGGCGCGTACCGGGACATGCGCAGCCGGTTCCGGTCGCTGGTTCCGGTGGATCTCGCGCCGGAGGTACCCGCCACGCTGGTCATCGGGTATCGGAGCGCGCTGCAGATTCTCAACGATCCCGAGCACTTTCCCGCCGACCCGCGGCGATGGCAGCGCACCGTCCCCGAGGACTGCCCGGTGCTGCCGATCCTGGAGTGGCGGCCGACCGGCAGTCGCAACGCGGGCCCGGAGTTCGCGCGCTATCGGCAGGCGACCATCGCCAGTATCGAGGGCGTCGACCTGTACCGGCTGCACGCGGTCGTGGAGCAGATCGCCGCCCCGCTGATCGACAGCTTCCGCACCGTCGGCAAGGCGGATCTGCTGAGCCAGTACGTCTTTCCGCTCACCTTCCAGGTGTGCTGCACACTGGTCGGCTGTCCGCCCGAGATCGGGCGCATGGTCGCGACCGGGATGGCGGCGATGTTCGAGGGCGTCGACGCGGAGCAGGGCAACCGGATGGTCAGCGAGGCGATGTACGAGCTGGTCAAGCTGAAACGCTCCGAGCCCGGCAACGACGTCACCTCGCAATTGCTCAGGCACGAATCGGATCTCACCGACGAGGAGGCCGTCCATCAGCTGATCACGTTCTACGGCGCCGGAATCGAACTGCAGCTCAATCTCGTCGTGAACACCCTGCTGCTGATACTCACCGACGAGCGGTTCGGCGGTTCGGTGCTGGCCGGTAGCCTCTCGACCCGCGACGCCATCGACGAGGTGCTGTTCAACGACCCGCCGCTGGCGAACTATCTGGTCACCTATCCGCGGCAGCCGATCTTCCTCGACGGCGTCTGGTTACCGGCCGACATGCCGGTCCTGGTCGGCATCGCGGCGGCGAACAACGATCCGGCCATCCGCGCCGACGATCGGATCGGCAACCGTTCGCACCTGGCCTTCGGCGCGGGCCAGCACGCCTGCCCGGCGCAGTCGCTGGCCTATCTGATCGCCCAGGACGCCATCGATCAGTTGCTGGACGTGCTGCCCGATATGGAACCCGACGGTGAGCCCGTGTGGCGTCCGGGCCCGTTCCATCGCGCTCTCGCGGCGCTGCCGGTCACCTTCCCGGTGCTGGCCGGTTGA
- a CDS encoding DUF302 domain-containing protein, with amino-acid sequence MTLAISTTLHTDRFDEAVERTRAALADEGFGVLTDIDMAATLKAKLGEDMEDYRILGACNPPLAHRAVEVDRQIGLLLPCNVIVRRDPADDATVIVEAMDPQVMVQVTGEAELEPVAADAAARLRAAIAALGD; translated from the coding sequence ATGACTTTGGCCATTTCCACCACACTGCACACCGACCGGTTCGACGAGGCCGTCGAGCGGACCCGCGCCGCACTGGCGGACGAGGGCTTCGGTGTCCTGACCGATATCGACATGGCGGCGACGCTGAAGGCCAAACTCGGCGAGGACATGGAGGACTATCGCATCCTCGGCGCCTGCAACCCGCCGCTGGCCCATCGGGCGGTCGAGGTCGACCGGCAGATCGGATTGCTGTTGCCCTGCAATGTGATCGTGCGCCGCGATCCTGCCGACGACGCCACCGTCATCGTCGAGGCGATGGATCCGCAGGTGATGGTTCAGGTCACCGGTGAGGCGGAGCTGGAACCGGTGGCCGCGGACGCGGCGGCGAGACTGCGGGCCGCCATCGCCGCACTCGGCGACTGA
- a CDS encoding NAD(P)(+) transhydrogenase (Re/Si-specific) subunit beta, translated as MDNLVNILYIVAFSLFIYGLMGLTGPKTAVRGNWIAAVGMGIAVIATFISIRDTSNWIIIVAGLVVGVALGVPPAKFTKMTAMPQLVAAFNGVGGGTVALIAWSEFLNSEGFSQLHEQPTVHIVIGSLFAAIIGSISFWGSLIAFGKLQEILPGKPIGVGKLQQPLNLVLAVGAVASAVVIGIGATKDGAPWWWMVLLLVLAGVLGLMVVLPIGGADMPVVISLLNALTGLSAAAAGLALNNTAMIVAGMIVGASGTILTNLMAKAMNRSIPAIVAGGFGGGGGTAAATGGEQKQAKATSAADAAIQMAYANQVIVVPGYGMAVAQAQHAVKEMASLLEAKGVEVKYAIHPVAGRMPGHMNVLLAEAEVSYDALKEMDDINGEFSRTDVALVIGANDVTNPAAREDSSSPIYGMPVLNVDQAHSVIVLKRSMNSGFAGIDNPLFYADHTSMLFGDAKKSVGAVTEELKAL; from the coding sequence ATGGACAACTTGGTCAATATTCTCTATATCGTCGCGTTCTCGCTGTTCATCTACGGTCTGATGGGCCTGACCGGGCCCAAGACCGCAGTGCGGGGTAACTGGATCGCGGCGGTGGGTATGGGTATCGCGGTGATCGCGACGTTCATCTCCATCCGCGACACCAGCAATTGGATCATCATCGTCGCGGGTTTGGTTGTCGGTGTGGCGCTGGGTGTTCCGCCCGCGAAGTTCACGAAGATGACCGCGATGCCGCAGTTGGTGGCGGCGTTCAACGGTGTCGGTGGTGGCACGGTCGCGTTGATCGCGTGGTCGGAATTTTTGAACAGTGAGGGTTTTTCGCAACTGCACGAGCAGCCCACGGTGCATATCGTGATCGGGTCGCTGTTCGCGGCGATCATCGGTTCGATCTCGTTCTGGGGTTCGTTGATCGCGTTCGGGAAGTTGCAGGAGATCCTGCCGGGTAAGCCGATCGGTGTCGGCAAACTGCAGCAGCCGCTGAATCTGGTGCTGGCGGTGGGTGCGGTCGCGTCGGCCGTGGTGATCGGTATCGGCGCCACGAAGGACGGTGCGCCGTGGTGGTGGATGGTCCTGCTGCTGGTGCTGGCGGGTGTGCTCGGTCTGATGGTGGTGTTGCCGATCGGTGGCGCGGATATGCCGGTGGTGATCTCGCTGCTCAACGCGCTCACGGGTCTGTCGGCCGCGGCCGCGGGTTTGGCGTTGAACAACACGGCGATGATCGTGGCGGGCATGATCGTCGGCGCGTCCGGCACGATCCTCACGAATCTGATGGCGAAGGCGATGAACCGGTCCATTCCCGCGATCGTGGCGGGTGGTTTCGGTGGTGGCGGCGGCACGGCGGCTGCGACCGGTGGTGAGCAGAAGCAGGCCAAGGCGACGTCTGCGGCGGATGCGGCGATTCAGATGGCGTATGCGAATCAGGTGATCGTGGTGCCCGGTTACGGGATGGCGGTCGCCCAAGCCCAGCACGCGGTCAAGGAGATGGCGTCGCTGTTGGAGGCCAAGGGTGTCGAGGTGAAGTACGCGATTCATCCGGTCGCGGGTCGGATGCCCGGTCATATGAACGTGTTGTTGGCCGAGGCCGAGGTCTCGTATGACGCGCTCAAGGAGATGGACGACATCAATGGTGAGTTCTCGCGTACGGATGTGGCGTTGGTGATCGGCGCGAACGATGTCACCAACCCGGCCGCGCGGGAGGACTCCTCGTCTCCGATCTATGGGATGCCGGTGTTGAATGTGGATCAGGCGCACAGTGTGATCGTGTTGAAGCGGTCGATGAATTCCGGTTTCGCCGGGATCGACAACCCGTTGTTCTATGCCGATCACACCTCGATGTTGTTCGGTGACGCCAAGAAATCCGTCGGCGCGGTCACCGAGGAACTCAAAGCACTCTGA
- a CDS encoding NAD-dependent epimerase/dehydratase family protein yields MVGTEADRGDGSKAGPILVTGAFGLVGTAVVRALNAAGVPVVATDLDVPANRRAARRLTRAGGTVRWTDLTAPEQVETLLDAVRPSAIVHLAAIIPPVCYQRRRLARAVNVDATATLVRCAEKLSAPSRFVLASSIAVYGARNPHRDEGLLSADTPMRPSDLYGAHKAAAEGVVRSSSLEWVILRLGGVLSVEPMPGLNSDTLYFEAAIPADGRISTVDVRDVATAMVAATTTESTKEIFLIGGDRSHRLRQRDIGSSVAAATGLTDAIPPGRPGDPARDEAWFATDWMDTERSQEVLRFQEHSFPDMLAEILSRTGLLRYLAAPAAPAVRWYLRRSSPYRDEPGAFADPWKVIRARLGDPDPDLL; encoded by the coding sequence ATGGTCGGCACCGAGGCAGATCGCGGCGACGGATCGAAGGCCGGGCCGATACTGGTGACCGGCGCGTTCGGTCTGGTCGGCACGGCGGTGGTCCGGGCCCTGAACGCGGCCGGAGTCCCGGTCGTGGCAACCGATCTCGATGTCCCGGCCAACCGCCGGGCCGCGCGGCGGCTCACCCGCGCGGGGGGCACGGTGCGCTGGACGGATCTGACGGCGCCCGAACAGGTCGAGACGCTGCTCGACGCGGTGCGGCCGAGCGCGATCGTGCATCTGGCCGCGATCATCCCGCCGGTCTGCTATCAGCGGCGCCGCCTGGCCCGCGCGGTGAATGTCGACGCCACCGCGACGCTGGTGCGATGTGCCGAAAAGCTGTCGGCGCCATCGCGATTCGTCCTGGCCTCCAGCATCGCTGTCTACGGTGCCCGCAATCCGCATCGGGACGAGGGCCTGTTGTCGGCCGACACCCCGATGCGCCCGTCGGATCTGTACGGCGCGCACAAGGCCGCCGCCGAGGGAGTGGTGCGCAGTTCGAGTCTGGAGTGGGTGATCCTGCGGCTGGGCGGGGTGCTGTCGGTGGAGCCGATGCCCGGATTGAATTCGGACACATTGTATTTCGAGGCGGCGATACCGGCCGACGGGCGGATCAGCACCGTCGACGTCCGCGATGTCGCCACCGCGATGGTCGCGGCCACCACGACGGAGAGCACGAAGGAGATCTTCCTCATCGGCGGCGATCGGTCGCATCGGCTCCGGCAGCGCGATATCGGCTCGTCGGTGGCGGCGGCGACCGGTCTCACCGATGCGATTCCGCCGGGCCGTCCGGGCGATCCGGCCCGCGACGAGGCCTGGTTCGCGACGGATTGGATGGATACCGAGCGCTCGCAGGAGGTGCTGCGGTTCCAGGAGCACTCGTTCCCCGATATGCTCGCCGAGATCCTTTCCAGGACAGGACTTCTCCGTTATCTAGCGGCGCCGGCCGCGCCCGCGGTGCGCTGGTATCTGCGCCGTTCGTCGCCGTATCGCGACGAACCGGGCGCCTTCGCCGATCCGTGGAAGGTGATCCGCGCCCGGCTGGGTGATCCGGATCCGGACCTGCTCTGA
- a CDS encoding nuclear transport factor 2 family protein codes for MHPFRAAVEARDGAAMAALLADDVVFTSPVAFQPYPGKAITAAILRAVVRVFEDFHYMREIADPDGRDHALVFEATVDGKRLTGCDFLHLNDDGLIDDFMVMVRPLSAAQALAARMGDQFERIKTEAAAELAREA; via the coding sequence ATGCATCCCTTCCGAGCTGCCGTCGAGGCCCGCGACGGCGCGGCGATGGCGGCACTGCTGGCCGATGACGTGGTGTTCACCAGTCCGGTGGCGTTCCAGCCCTATCCGGGCAAGGCGATCACCGCGGCGATCCTGCGCGCGGTGGTGCGCGTCTTCGAGGATTTCCACTACATGCGCGAGATCGCCGACCCGGACGGCCGCGATCACGCCCTCGTCTTCGAGGCCACCGTCGACGGCAAGCGGCTCACCGGCTGCGACTTCCTGCACCTGAACGACGACGGCCTGATCGACGACTTCATGGTGATGGTGCGGCCGTTGAGCGCCGCGCAGGCGCTCGCGGCGCGGATGGGTGACCAGTTCGAGCGAATCAAGACCGAGGCCGCCGCGGAACTCGCACGGGAGGCGTGA
- a CDS encoding SAM-dependent methyltransferase, which produces MAIDEHEFDTEKAHSARMYDYYLGGKDNYPADREAASKVMETFPEVGQAARANREFMLRAVTAAAESGIDQFLDIGTGIPTTPNLHHAAQAVNRAARVVYVDSDPLVLTHARALMSGSDEGRTAFVLADAHDCESIVGAPEFTEVIDTSRPVAVSLVALLHFVVDDPRGVVKAIMDSVPSGSWLIVSHGASDLDAERFAILKSIYDASGVPIMWRSRDEVAGLFDGFDLLEPGIVPPHRWRPSDRFFLREDILADMDRVFGQYAAVAVKP; this is translated from the coding sequence ATGGCGATCGATGAGCACGAATTCGATACCGAAAAGGCACATTCCGCGCGAATGTACGATTACTACCTCGGTGGTAAGGACAACTATCCGGCCGATCGGGAGGCCGCGTCGAAGGTGATGGAGACCTTCCCGGAGGTCGGCCAGGCCGCGCGCGCCAACCGCGAATTCATGCTGAGAGCGGTGACCGCGGCCGCGGAATCCGGAATCGACCAGTTCCTCGACATCGGCACCGGTATCCCGACCACCCCGAATCTGCACCATGCCGCACAGGCGGTGAACCGGGCGGCGCGAGTGGTGTACGTGGACAGCGATCCGCTGGTCCTCACCCATGCGCGGGCGCTGATGTCGGGTTCGGACGAGGGGCGCACCGCCTTCGTCCTCGCCGACGCGCACGATTGCGAATCCATCGTCGGCGCACCGGAATTCACCGAGGTGATCGACACCTCCCGCCCGGTCGCGGTGAGCCTGGTGGCGCTGCTGCACTTCGTGGTCGACGACCCGCGCGGCGTGGTGAAGGCGATCATGGACTCGGTGCCGTCCGGATCGTGGCTGATCGTGTCGCACGGCGCCTCGGATCTGGACGCGGAGCGATTCGCGATACTCAAGAGCATCTACGACGCCTCGGGCGTGCCGATCATGTGGCGCTCCCGCGACGAGGTGGCCGGACTGTTCGACGGATTCGACCTGCTCGAGCCGGGCATCGTGCCACCACACCGGTGGCGGCCGTCGGACCGGTTCTTCCTGCGAGAGGACATCCTGGCCGATATGGACCGGGTCTTCGGCCAATACGCCGCGGTGGCCGTCAAACCCTGA